The following coding sequences lie in one Brevibacterium marinum genomic window:
- a CDS encoding SDR family NAD(P)-dependent oxidoreductase gives MDLNIRGRKALVTGADSGIGLATARLLLAEGATVIMTDRDPDALVHAVEQVPDVDNRPYAFAADVTDAADIARLAQQVEDAVGDLDILINVAGIHGAGGLFHEISQDGWDHTIDVDLMGPVRVTRAFLPGLRRGGWGRIVFVSSEDAVQPYDDELPYCAAKAGLLSLAKGLSRTYASEGLLVNTVSPAFIESPMTDEMMSQRAESLGATFDEAIASFLQEERPFMELGRRGQPDEVANVIAFLCSDAASFVNGSNYRVDSGSVATI, from the coding sequence ATGGATCTCAACATCCGTGGACGCAAAGCATTGGTCACCGGCGCCGATTCGGGCATCGGGCTCGCCACGGCACGACTTCTCTTGGCCGAGGGCGCCACTGTGATCATGACCGATCGCGATCCGGACGCGCTCGTTCACGCAGTCGAGCAGGTGCCCGATGTCGACAACCGTCCCTACGCCTTCGCTGCCGACGTCACCGATGCTGCCGACATCGCCCGACTCGCACAGCAGGTCGAAGACGCCGTCGGCGATCTCGACATTCTCATCAACGTCGCCGGGATCCATGGTGCCGGCGGTCTGTTCCATGAGATCAGCCAAGACGGGTGGGATCACACCATCGATGTCGACCTGATGGGGCCGGTGCGGGTGACGCGTGCTTTCCTCCCCGGGCTGAGGCGCGGCGGCTGGGGACGGATCGTCTTCGTCTCCTCGGAAGACGCGGTCCAACCCTATGACGATGAACTTCCGTACTGCGCGGCCAAAGCAGGTCTCCTGTCCCTGGCGAAAGGACTCTCCCGCACATACGCGTCCGAGGGCCTCCTCGTGAACACGGTCTCACCGGCATTCATCGAGTCCCCGATGACCGACGAGATGATGAGCCAACGAGCCGAATCGCTGGGAGCCACCTTCGACGAGGCGATTGCTTCGTTCCTGCAGGAGGAACGACCGTTCATGGAACTCGGTCGACGGGGGCAACCGGACGAGGTCGCCAACGTCATCGCGTTCCTGTGCTCCGATGCCGCCAGCTTCGTCAATGGATCGAACTATCGCGTCGACTCCGGCTCGGTGGCAACGATCTAG
- a CDS encoding DUF6480 family protein — protein sequence MDSKNDEMPDSSNTERTTGRSNPDPDPTGDPDVDEGGGVQPGATPPESNSATASPPHPPDRRPPRSQWVFVGIGAVLVIIVLVFVAYAVGLLS from the coding sequence ATGGACTCGAAAAACGACGAGATGCCAGATTCATCGAACACCGAACGCACCACTGGTCGTTCGAACCCCGATCCGGACCCCACCGGAGATCCCGATGTGGACGAGGGAGGTGGCGTCCAACCGGGTGCCACCCCACCGGAATCCAACTCAGCCACGGCCTCACCGCCGCACCCGCCCGACAGAAGACCACCGCGGTCGCAGTGGGTGTTCGTCGGAATCGGCGCGGTACTGGTCATCATCGTCTTGGTGTTCGTCGCCTACGCCGTGGGTCTGCTCAGCTGA
- a CDS encoding flavin reductase family protein has translation MSEEGFDSLMASTDAALIVVTTAAEDERAGCLVGFHSQSSMAPQRYDFWLSKANHTYRVSLRAARFALHFLTADDLAMAQRFGARSGEDVDKFRGVEVVTTGQGVPLLSALPNRMVVERTTMLDDGGDHVGITARVISTETSGPFVPLRPSDIGDLAAGRDNAQRAIHP, from the coding sequence ATGAGTGAAGAAGGATTCGACAGTCTGATGGCGTCGACCGACGCGGCTCTGATCGTGGTGACCACTGCGGCAGAGGATGAACGGGCCGGCTGCCTGGTCGGTTTCCATTCGCAGTCGAGCATGGCACCGCAGCGCTATGATTTCTGGCTCTCGAAGGCCAACCACACCTATCGGGTCAGCCTGAGAGCCGCACGTTTCGCTCTTCATTTCCTCACCGCCGATGATCTCGCCATGGCTCAGCGCTTTGGTGCCCGCTCTGGGGAGGATGTCGACAAGTTCCGAGGAGTCGAGGTCGTCACCACCGGGCAGGGAGTGCCGCTGCTCAGTGCTCTGCCGAATCGGATGGTGGTCGAGCGCACCACCATGCTCGACGATGGTGGAGACCATGTCGGAATCACCGCGCGGGTGATCTCGACCGAGACCAGCGGGCCGTTCGTTCCCCTGCGTCCGTCCGACATCGGTGATCTGGCCGCGGGGCGGGACAATGCACAACGGGCGATCCACCCCTGA
- a CDS encoding XdhC family protein, which yields MLDVLTTARHLLADSEAGQEAAIATIIAAEGSVPRPIGTSMLVEAAGTVHGSLTGGCVEAAVLDACLQTLSTGNVTVQRFGYSDDDAFAVGLMCGGTIDVLVQPLAAESALMHVPEHGAATAVVLRLPSSDGDRSAGAAVIGTDDGHEADVSLSGTLEPIVGPSALDSAVRDVSAMIRGGSTGTVRIAAPDDEPIDLFVETRTPPAHLVIFGANAFGRALVEAAGPLGHRITLCDPRPAFTDPKMFPGAEVLRQWPHRYLTEASEAGDLDARSMICVLTHDPKVDTPALVVALGLDVAYVGAMGSRRSDRDRRSALREAGVDEAELARLHSPIGLGLSAATPAEVAVSILAEMLAVRGGHTEIEPLSRGNAELHRNPRRPSSIGCRRR from the coding sequence ATGCTGGACGTCCTGACCACCGCACGGCACCTGCTCGCCGACTCGGAGGCAGGGCAGGAGGCCGCGATCGCGACCATCATCGCGGCCGAGGGGTCGGTGCCACGTCCGATCGGAACGTCCATGCTCGTCGAAGCCGCCGGCACGGTCCACGGCTCGCTGACGGGAGGATGCGTCGAGGCCGCTGTGCTCGATGCCTGCCTGCAGACTCTCAGCACCGGGAACGTGACTGTGCAGCGATTTGGCTACAGCGATGACGACGCTTTCGCGGTCGGGCTGATGTGCGGTGGCACCATCGACGTGCTGGTGCAGCCCCTCGCCGCAGAGTCCGCTCTGATGCATGTGCCTGAACACGGTGCCGCGACCGCGGTGGTGCTGCGCCTTCCCTCCTCCGACGGCGACCGGTCCGCCGGAGCCGCCGTGATCGGAACCGACGATGGCCACGAGGCCGACGTCTCGCTCAGCGGCACCCTCGAACCGATCGTGGGGCCGTCGGCCCTCGACTCCGCGGTGCGCGACGTTTCGGCGATGATACGCGGCGGGTCCACCGGCACAGTGCGCATCGCAGCCCCCGACGACGAACCGATCGATCTGTTCGTCGAAACCCGCACCCCGCCCGCGCACCTGGTCATCTTCGGTGCCAATGCCTTCGGGCGGGCGCTGGTGGAAGCCGCCGGGCCGCTGGGCCACCGCATCACCCTGTGCGACCCGCGCCCGGCATTCACCGATCCAAAGATGTTTCCCGGCGCCGAGGTGCTCCGCCAATGGCCCCACCGCTACCTCACCGAGGCGTCCGAAGCCGGCGATCTGGATGCACGGAGCATGATCTGTGTTCTCACCCACGATCCGAAGGTCGACACCCCGGCCCTGGTCGTTGCCCTCGGTCTCGACGTCGCGTACGTCGGCGCGATGGGGTCACGACGCAGCGATCGTGACCGGCGCAGCGCACTGCGGGAGGCGGGCGTGGACGAGGCCGAGCTGGCGCGGCTGCACTCTCCCATCGGCCTCGGATTGAGCGCTGCGACACCCGCCGAGGTGGCAGTGTCGATCCTCGCGGAGATGCTGGCCGTCCGTGGTGGACACACAGAGATCGAGCCGCTCAGCCGCGGCAACGCGGAGCTGCATCGGAATCCGCGCCGACCGAGCTCAATCGGCTGCCGTCGCCGGT
- a CDS encoding NAD(P)/FAD-dependent oxidoreductase, giving the protein MQDFRYLILGGGMAADSAARGIRELDADGSIAIISNDVDEPYTRPALSKKLWTDPSFTEDDNYLSTVTDTGAQLWLSTEVTDVDAEAKTLTTSAERFGFEKLLFVTGGTPKTIDLEAGERVVYFRSFDGYRHLREFSGRDLNVAVIGGGFIGTELAAALVQNETKTTLLFDDETLCGSVFPPDLADAFHRLYQDRGVHLVSGTTVPGGRAEGEHVALDYGDGTHEFDAVVVGLGIDPSIDLAEGAGIATDDGITVDASLQTSHPDIYAAGDVAQYPDRILGRQRVEHVDNATHMGAAAGRIMAGSGETYTHTPYFYTNVFDFGYQAVGTVSSELQTVEDWQKPQAEGTVYYLDDDDRVKGVLLVNLDGGLDTARTILAEDWPHSRDDLVNRLPEGD; this is encoded by the coding sequence ATGCAGGATTTTCGCTATCTCATCCTCGGCGGAGGAATGGCCGCCGACTCGGCAGCCCGAGGCATACGGGAACTCGACGCTGACGGGTCCATCGCCATCATCAGCAACGACGTCGACGAACCGTACACGCGACCCGCTCTGAGCAAGAAGCTGTGGACGGATCCGAGCTTCACCGAGGACGACAACTACCTGTCGACCGTGACCGATACCGGGGCGCAGCTCTGGTTGTCCACAGAAGTCACCGACGTCGACGCCGAGGCCAAGACACTGACCACCTCGGCGGAACGATTCGGTTTCGAGAAGCTGCTCTTCGTCACCGGCGGAACGCCGAAGACGATCGACCTCGAGGCGGGAGAGCGCGTCGTCTACTTCCGCAGCTTCGATGGTTATCGTCACCTGCGTGAGTTCTCCGGACGCGATCTCAACGTCGCCGTGATCGGAGGCGGGTTCATCGGCACCGAGCTCGCCGCCGCCCTCGTGCAGAACGAGACCAAGACGACGCTGCTGTTTGACGATGAGACTCTGTGCGGCTCCGTCTTCCCACCCGATCTCGCCGACGCCTTCCACCGGCTCTACCAGGACCGGGGAGTCCATCTGGTCTCAGGCACCACGGTGCCCGGCGGTCGTGCCGAGGGAGAGCACGTTGCGCTGGACTACGGGGACGGGACCCACGAATTCGATGCCGTCGTCGTCGGACTGGGGATCGATCCGTCCATCGACCTGGCCGAGGGTGCAGGCATCGCCACCGACGACGGGATCACGGTCGACGCGTCCCTGCAGACCTCCCACCCGGACATCTATGCCGCCGGCGACGTCGCCCAGTACCCCGACCGGATCCTCGGACGCCAACGCGTCGAACACGTCGACAATGCGACGCACATGGGCGCCGCGGCCGGACGGATCATGGCAGGCAGCGGGGAGACCTACACGCACACTCCGTACTTCTATACGAACGTGTTCGACTTCGGCTATCAGGCAGTGGGAACCGTGAGCTCAGAGTTGCAGACGGTCGAGGACTGGCAGAAGCCGCAGGCCGAAGGCACCGTGTACTACTTGGACGACGATGATCGAGTCAAAGGTGTGCTGCTGGTGAACCTGGACGGCGGACTCGACACGGCACGGACGATTCTGGCCGAAGACTGGCCCCACTCGCGCGACGATCTGGTCAACCGACTGCCCGAGGGCGACTGA
- a CDS encoding SDR family oxidoreductase has product MSDQLTFQDPVKRFPDISPPKQDQPEPGLDVELIPGTDRGEHSYRGTGRLEGRKALITGADSGIGSAVAIAFAREGADVALSYLPAEEDDARHVCEVIREAGVTAVPLPGDLSDADYCQQVVHDAADALGGLDALVNNAGRQIAVEEIEDLSDEQWGHTFDTNIRAMFRVAKTAVGYLPAGATIVNSTSVQAYSPSTHLLDYASTKAAINNFTKGLATQLAPRGIRVNGVAPGPIWTPLQVSDGQPKEALPHFGKNTPLGRAGQPTELAPAYVFLTSSESSYVLGETLNVNGGQPTP; this is encoded by the coding sequence ATGAGTGACCAACTGACTTTCCAAGACCCGGTGAAACGATTTCCGGACATCTCTCCGCCCAAACAGGATCAGCCCGAGCCCGGTCTGGACGTTGAACTCATCCCCGGCACCGATCGCGGTGAACACAGCTACCGCGGCACAGGCAGGCTTGAAGGACGAAAAGCCCTGATCACCGGTGCCGATTCCGGCATCGGCTCTGCCGTCGCCATCGCATTCGCCCGCGAAGGTGCCGATGTCGCGTTGTCGTACCTGCCTGCCGAGGAAGACGACGCGCGCCACGTGTGCGAGGTCATCCGAGAAGCCGGTGTCACTGCGGTGCCGCTGCCCGGCGATCTCTCCGATGCCGACTACTGTCAGCAGGTCGTTCATGACGCGGCAGACGCGTTGGGCGGACTCGATGCCTTGGTCAACAACGCCGGCAGACAGATCGCAGTCGAAGAGATCGAAGACCTGTCCGACGAACAGTGGGGTCATACGTTCGACACGAACATTCGCGCGATGTTCCGCGTGGCGAAGACGGCAGTGGGCTATCTGCCCGCCGGTGCGACGATTGTGAACTCGACGTCCGTCCAAGCGTATTCACCGTCCACCCATCTGTTGGACTACGCATCGACGAAGGCTGCGATCAACAACTTCACCAAGGGGCTGGCCACACAGTTGGCTCCCCGCGGAATCCGAGTCAACGGCGTCGCGCCCGGTCCGATCTGGACGCCGTTGCAGGTCTCTGACGGACAGCCGAAAGAGGCTCTGCCCCATTTCGGGAAGAATACGCCTCTGGGGCGAGCCGGTCAGCCGACGGAGCTCGCACCAGCGTACGTGTTCCTCACATCATCGGAGTCCAGCTACGTCCTCGGTGAGACGCTCAACGTCAACGGGGGCCAGCCCACACCCTGA